The region ttttatttaataatttgaaaattaagttacatcattattgttggttttttaagaatttgtttcaagttataataattattatatttttgttcatatattgttgttaattatttttttattgtttaattaaaataatattaatttttttacccaaTCAAGTTTACAACTTGAgttgcaaatttttttaaaaaattatatttgcaacacctaaatatattttatataaaaaaaataaataatcaagcaCACATTTTGTTTATATTGACGGGTTCATCCCTCGTATTTTTCAAGTGCtgtctaataaataataataataaaagggaTAATTCCCGCCATTTTAGAACATAACAAACTGCACTAGAGGAAccgtaccaaaaaaaaaaaattcccttcaAAAAACACACCGATGAACTGCACGCACTGTACTATCCAAACGGTCACTTTCCCTGTGCTGCCTGCAAGAGCCAGttcaaaaaccctaatttctccGTTTCTTGCACAAGTTTACcctaaaagtacttttaaaaatgCCCATCAAACTTTGAAACTGACAAGTTTCAAAGTCAGAGCTTCACTGGACAATTCTGGCGATACCAACAACTGGGTCAGCCGGTTACCCATCGGAGCTTTATCCGGCGATAAGATATTCAAGTTGATTTCCGGTGCCACTGCTAGTCCCATTGGCCAATTCATTTCTTCACCAACCACGTTTTTACATTCTGTGGACCCCAGAATCAAATTGGTAAACaaaaagtttggatttttagaTGCCAATTCTTTGTTCtgggcttttttatttttatttttttcatttgtgttCTTGCAATTTTTCTTCTATTGGATAAGATCTGGGCTTGCTGATATATGGGTAATTTcgttttttcttgattattttggaGAAATCTGATTGATTTGATATGTGGGTTACTTCCATTTTGCTGGGTTTTGATTAAATCAGCAGTGGAAGTTAATTGTATGATAGGACTTGAATATTTTGTGATGTTGTAAATGATGGGAGTTTATAGTTTTCATTTATATGGAGTTTTGAGAAAGTAATGTTTATGTTTGTGTAAATTCGAAACATGTGTATTGGTTATGCAGATATGGCTTCTGGCTCTAGTTGTTTTACCAGCGCGATCGCATATCGTGATGCGTTTCGGATTGGTAGTTTACATTGCTCTTTTGTCTGTATTGGTTCTCCCAAGGCATGTGTGGATGGTAAGTAATCAAATTCTCTGACTTGTAACATGCAAAGaggttttgaaataatttggtTAGATTACATTGTTattagttaaaaagaaagaaaatgcaaaagAATTTTTGGTAATTCAGGGACATTGTGTTGGTATGTCTAAAATAGAATGGTTGCGATACATGTTTAGGTTGTTTAGATCTGAGTTTAGTTTTCTGAGTTACAACTTCAATATTGTTATGCAAAAGATATGCTTGTCATTAAATTCCGTTGTTTATATTGCTAaatattgattctttttttaataaaaaggatTTCTGCTCAAAGTGACTGGAAGAAGGTTGTTCTTTGTGGGGAATTGTTCTAAATgtctctttaatattttatgactttttatgttttgttatgttttttggtGTTAAATAATGTGGTATGTTGTTACATTTGAATAATAAGCAATATGTTGTCGTGGTTGTTCTCCGTGCTGAATTTGCAGCAATCCTTGTAGGATCAATTGGGAAGAGTGTCATTGCTTTCTGGAATCCTATTTATTACATTGGGTTTAGGATCAGATGGTGTGCCTCCACTTGTCCAGTTGAGAACGCCACCACCTGCCATCACAGGCTTGCCTAATCTTCCAATGTCTTTGAGCGGCTATTCGTATTTAATCATGAAGCTAGGGCCTTTACAGTTTACAAGGAAGGGCTTGTCAGTAGCAAGCACAGCTGCATGCTTAACCTTCACTGTAAGTTGCTTTTCGTTCTCaacatcctttttctttctttattatagTGTGTCTGtgataattaattctttcatatCTGCGTTGTGCACATTTATGGGGTGATTTTACTTGCACACACGTGAAACACTCTTGCATATTGTTTACTGGGGTTGCTTCAGAGAAcaaaaaagttgatttttttttaattcaaaattcataaagtttctatttttttttgtgctgatTAGACTAGTAATATTCATTTCTGTACCCAACTACATATGTCCAAGAAcaaattgcatcttttttttgtcTGTTTTTCCCTAAAAGGTCTTCCAAAGTGCGAGCCTTTGCCTGGCAACCACAACTCCTGAACAACTAGCGTTTGCTATGCGGTGGTTTATGCTTCCCTTAAGATACATTGGTGTTCCAGTGGCTGAAATAACTCTTACTCTCTTACTATCATTGAGGTTCATCAATCTAGTCTTTGATGAGGTGAGAGTCCgattttttccattaaattgaattacgTGTTTTTTTACCCATTTGATTTCTCCTAGTATaacattacatgttttttttcccatttgatTTCTCTTAGTATAgcattaataaatgtttttttttttaatttaattgaaaagttaTGGTTTACAGGTCCGAAATGTTTCACTAGGGATTGTATCTCGCAGGATAAAATGGAAGCAATTGACGATTATTGAGACGATAGATAGTAAGTAAACGGCTACAATCTCTTCCCCCTTTCTCTTGTTTTTGGGAGGGACAGGGGATGTTGCATGGTCCGTGGGAGTTTTGATTCTTCTGGAAATTATTTGGATGGCGAATACCCAGAAAATGTCTATTGGTATTTCTGTATCTTTTTTGGATTGTGTTAACTTTTTCTTAAGCTCTCAATGGAGACTCAGAGTTTCATTGCTAGTCTAATGGAACCTTCCAGCCATCTTCCTTTACTTTTATTGTTATGCATTGCaagcaatatttttatttattacacaGCATACACTTTTATAAAGAGTTCATGGTTTTTGACTGGGATAAAGAGTATACAATATCAAGAGTTCATGGTTGGTGCCtgctctaaaaaaattataatttgaggtTTTACAGGGATAATAAGTTCCATGTTTTAAAGAACTAGGAATATGCCGGATATTGTTCTGATGGATGGGATGGTAGACTATCTTCTATGTATGTTctgttatagtttttaatttggtgTTTAACTTTTCAGTTTTCGCTTCCTATATACGTCGGATcttcaagaatatttttagCCACGCAGAGCAGATATCTCAGGTTTATATCTGAACCCACTCTTCCTCACAATTTATCATCAGTTTTAGTGCTTGTGATCTACTGTATTGGTGAGTTTTCTACCTACACCGAAGGCTGTTCTTTGAAAGTCAGGGAGCTGGTTATATGTAACAAATTTGACCAGAATAGTACGAGAAAATTAATCTGTGAtctcatttgaaaaataaactcttGCTTGAAATTATGCTGTAGGATTTTCGATATAGCATCTtcctcaaaaaatataaaataactggGTAAAGGCACAACTGGATTAATTATTCACTTTTGCGTTTCAGCATTACACTtatatatgtttaataaaaacgGTTGATTGTAATTTTTGATTTTGGAAACAGTTTTGAGAATCTACACCCCCATGATTAGTGCAGATCCTGATATATGTGCGTCTTCCCAAGTCATTCTTGTATCGATGTATAATCTTCTTGGCCatgtatattaaattattgaatgtAATTATGGTTTTCTGATATGTGTTCTCCTCATGACATTGTGGACTATATGCATTAGACCTAAAGCCAGTTACAATTAGCTTGGAAAATCTTGCTATCCAAAGACTTCTGCTTTTAATATTCCAGATGTTGTGGCATCTTACAGGCAATGATTGTCCGGGGTTTTAGAGGTGACAGCAACTCCCATAAAATCTATTTCTTATCAGACTCATCGATTGGGATGGCAGATTTTGTTTCTCTGCTATGCTTGATTGGTGTTGTAGGTGCTGCTCTCTTGTCTGACTATTACTTGGTCTGATTTCGTGTTCCACCATTGCCTTGGTAAGTTCTTTCTTCGTACTAAAAATATCTACTGGACTTCCAAATAGAAGCTGCTTGTCATGGTTGCTTTAAGACATTTATAATTATTGTGCCTTGAAGTTTatgaaataataagataaaGTTTATGACTCGACAAGTGCAAGCACTTAAAAACggtaataacatttttttttcttctctacgGTGACaaggaaccttttttttttaattaaaattataattaattgttcAAAGTTCAAACTATCTTCTTTTTTGAAGGCAACAACGTGCTTTTTGAGTCGTAATTGTACTGTAATATTAGTAACTAGTATGATTTCCGgtaattagttaatttattgagaaagaagataaaatatGACGATACAATCGATAAAAGTATTAATAGTTCGAAATTTTAAGGCACTATAATAGAATGCCTTCAAGTAACCATATAAATTGCCACAGATAGAATCCTCGctgttttattttctagatATTTGCATCACATGAGTGACTTGCTTGCAGGTAACTGGGCTTGCTTAGTCGTTGATGCCATGGATGTGTACAAAATCATCCACGAGCAAGTGGGATTTTGATACATTGTATGTAGCTGTTGTCTGAATGATGGTTTGGCCAGGTGAGTGATATCCCTCATGCTTGCAGGCTTAAATCTGTagttttctcaaacaaaactaCGATTTTGATACATTGGATTCTTGGAGACAGCATCTGGCCCTTGTGTCTCATGTTGTGCTATTTTGTATATTATTCCAGTGGTGTTTTTTGATGGCAAATTTAGGAATAAATAAGCTGTAAGATCTCCCTAATCATTTCCTTTTGAGAAACGAGAGGGACCCATCTCTTATGCGCCTTGAGAGGGAACAGTGCTCCCTTGCATTCACCCCCTtttatatgggttttttttttttttttgaaaaataacagtCTCGTTAAAATTTTATCAGAATGTTTGAGGGTTTGATAACGGTTTGCACTCCACTATGGTTTTAAGAGAATGTTTGGAAACGTGGTTATtgtgtttctttaaattttattttatttttgttaaaaattattatttttttatatttttaattgtattgatgagctgattttaaaaataatttttaaaaaataaaaaaatattattttgatgcatttctaagcaaaaaatactttaaactgcGCTGTTATAATTCCAAACAGGTTTGAAGTATACATAACCGCTTCCACCATGTTTCAAAATGAATGTTTTTCATAAAAGTCAaagctaaaattttataaacatgGCAAGGAGATAGGATTCAACAttcaatggttaaaaaaaaaaagaagataagatgacatgatagaaaaaaaagaaagaaagaagtaaTGAGTCACTGGAgatataataattgttttttatataaaagattttgataagataattataataataccttgaaaaatcataaaaaaagattgtaattgattaaatattttgttcGAAGGGGTTAATGTTTTGATTAAATGTTTTGTTTGGAGAGGTTAATTATAAACTTGTTTGATGATCCTTCAAGGTATTGTTAAAATCTTCTCATTAAAATTTGTCTAACATTATAATATGTAACACTCCACACTTTTTCATGCATTTGAAATTgattaacttgaattaattcaataataataataaatttctcATGAATGatcatttaaaatcaaatttttatatttaatttttaaaaaatatattttatatgattttataatatttattgttattaagcCTTGAGTCAcgtataaaatatgaaaacattattttgatatatatatatatatatatatatatatatttaccttgttttgaaaattatggaatttttttttaaaaaatagtgatttcagttaaaaaatatcttttcacTAATTTAGATTCGTATGTTTTCTACTTATCTCAAATAGCTTAATTTCttaacaaaatttttattttaattaccacTCATTTTATTAGATAAAGATGATTGTTGTTTTGAAAAAGACTAGAATTTTttgatgataatattattaattgttttatggataattatgtattaatacaataaaaagaattttgataataatatgctaattaatattgaatgagaaaaaaattatcaacattTATTCTaactcttttcattttttttaatcaaattaagaaCCCAtgactaaaaaaaagatatttattcaTCAATTTATCCATAGATGCAGAAAGTCTTCTCATTATTACGATGGAAAAGGTAAGTTTATGTTCAACAAAATACTATAAGAATATCAAAACCatggaaaattaaataaaaaatcatcaatttacgaaaaatattttaaaaactactttaaCAATCACTCCTCACGCAATGACAAACCGTACGAAACATCATAAAATCCATCCCCCAAACGTATTCACGCACAAAAACCAAACAGGGAAGAGAATCCCAGAAATGGAGTCTGAAAACAGAGAAAGCGAGGCAACTCACCCATTCCCAACCAACTCCAAGAACTCGCGAGTCACAGATCCAACTCTTAAAGACCCACCAATGCCAACCCCTTCTTCTTCAACATCACCTGGGCCATCTCAAAAACGGCAAAACAACGATCACAACCTCTCGCCAccacaaaccaataaaaaaagaaccaagAAAACACCACCTCTACTGCCAAACCTCCCTCACGAACTCATCATTGAAATCCTATCTCGGTTGCCAGCCAAATCCCTAATCAAATTCAGGTGCGTTTCCAAATCATTCAAATCCCTGATTTCAAATCCCCAATTCATCAAAACCCATCTCGAAAAGGTCAAGAGTTTATCAAGAAACGACCCTGATTTCTCTCCAGAAATCGTTATTTCCTCCAGCGAGCCACTGTTTAGGCTCAAGAGCTGCTCACTTTACTCTGTTTATAATAACCCAGTGACTGATGCTGTTGTGCTTGATTACTATCTATTGAAGGATACTTATCGTTATGATTGGGTTGTTGGGTCCTGTGATGGGCTACTGTGTTTGGGTATTAAGCAGGATTTTGTGGTCTTATGGAACCCATCTACAAGGGTTTTTAACAGATTGCCTGATTTGGGATTTGCAAAGAAATTAGGGAGTTATACTGTTTTTGGGTTCGGTTATGATAGTCAAATAGATGACTATAAGGTGCTGGctatgttttgttttctgaCTAAGAGTGTGTATGGAGGTAGTAGATATGTGACAAGAATTAAGGTTTGTGCATTGAAGGGTGAGTGTTGGAGGAGGCTTGAGGATTTTGGGCT is a window of Populus nigra chromosome 10, ddPopNigr1.1, whole genome shotgun sequence DNA encoding:
- the LOC133704264 gene encoding F-box/kelch-repeat protein At3g23880-like, which encodes MTNRTKHHKIHPPNVFTHKNQTGKRIPEMESENRESEATHPFPTNSKNSRVTDPTLKDPPMPTPSSSTSPGPSQKRQNNDHNLSPPQTNKKRTKKTPPLLPNLPHELIIEILSRLPAKSLIKFRCVSKSFKSLISNPQFIKTHLEKVKSLSRNDPDFSPEIVISSSEPLFRLKSCSLYSVYNNPVTDAVVLDYYLLKDTYRYDWVVGSCDGLLCLGIKQDFVVLWNPSTRVFNRLPDLGFAKKLGSYTVFGFGYDSQIDDYKVLAMFCFLTKSVYGGSRYVTRIKVCALKGECWRRLEDFGLGLPYDVSGKHVDGKLCWPVMPEGSVGSAWSIVAFDLAQEMFEEVVQPDYGAVGYERVLGVLQGRLCVMCNYQGVRADAWVLKEFGVRDSWTKLFSIPYLDDPLWFHYSVPLCIDVGGEVLLEYKSVLVIYNPKHGTFRYPVMNGASSCIEADVYIQSLVSPVVDGHV
- the LOC133704759 gene encoding protein ABCI12, chloroplastic, with product MNCTHCTIQTVTFPVLPARASSKTLISPFLAQVYPKSTFKNAHQTLKLTSFKVRASLDNSGDTNNWVSRLPIGALSGDKIFKLISGATASPIGQFISSPTTFLHSVDPRIKLIWLLALVVLPARSHIVMRFGLVVYIALLSVLVLPRHVWMDQLGRVSLLSGILFITLGLGSDGVPPLVQLRTPPPAITGLPNLPMSLSGYSYLIMKLGPLQFTRKGLSVASTAACLTFTVFQSASLCLATTTPEQLAFAMRWFMLPLRYIGVPVAEITLTLLLSLRFINLVFDEVRNVSLGIVSRRIKWKQLTIIETIDIFASYIRRIFKNIFSHAEQISQAMIVRGFRGDSNSHKIYFLSDSSIGMADFVSLLCLIGVVGAALLSDYYLV